A genome region from Triticum aestivum cultivar Chinese Spring chromosome 2B, IWGSC CS RefSeq v2.1, whole genome shotgun sequence includes the following:
- the LOC123045223 gene encoding uncharacterized protein, whose translation MKQALEKKDRDLAAAQKEAREKTTLADKKLASVSKLEEENSKLKTAVSQANREVKQLKKDKESLTDEVGSLKAKKGELESYLGQLAAKLVLKLEELCQDFEAKTGRVETGLDPINSPVQDDVAMNVLWLESRMDSAVGYLARLKAAMTRIDAEIWPQAELSQDLESLMTRLNQIPNRVQEWKKSSACCGADVALSLVRVHCKDVREDKPVALKVANTKKHNFQSFMDTFLDATTRIADNIDLVSFYDPASPSLDE comes from the exons atgaagcaagctctggagaagaaggatcggGATCTTGCCGcggcccagaaggaggcgcgagagaaaacaacacttgcggacaagaagctggcctcagtcagcaagttggaagaggagaactccaagttGAAGACCGCCGTTTCTCAAGCTAACCGGGAGGTCAagcaactgaagaaagacaaggaaagCTTGACCGACGAAGTTGGtagcctcaaggccaagaagggcgaatTAGAGTCTTATCTGGGGCAGCTTGCTGCGAAGttggtcttgaagcttgaag aactttgtcaagaTTTTGAAGCAAAAACTGGGCGGGTCGAAACGGGTCTCGACCCCATAAACTCTCCTGTCCAAGATGACGTTGCAATGAATGTGTTATGGTTGGAGTCACGTATGGACAGTGCTGTGggttatcttgctcgactgaaggcggCTATGACGCGGATTGATGCTGAaatctggcctcaggcggaactctcacaggatctcgagtctctgatgactcgactcaatcaaATACCCaatcgagtgcaagaatggaagaaatcatctgctTGCTGTGGCGCTGACGTTGCCctgtcattggtccgagtgcactgcaaggatgtcagAGAAGACAAGCCGGTAGCCCTCAAGGTTGCGAACACCAAAAAGCACaatttccagtccttcatggacactttccttgacgccaCCACTCGCATCGCAGACAACATCGACCTTGTCAGTTTCTATGATCCAGCAAGTCCTTCTCTCGACGAGTGA